The Bacteroidota bacterium genome includes the window CATCTTCCGCACCCGCGACAAGGCAGCCCTGCACCTCGAAGCCGGCGCCAAGAAGGTCGTCATCTCCGCCCCCGCCTCGGGCAAGATCGACGCGACCGTCGTGCTCGGCGTCAACGACGACGTGCTCACCGCCGACATGGAGGTGATCTCGAACGCCTCGTGCACCACCAACTGCCTCGCCCCGATGGCGAAGGTGCTCGACGACGCCTTCGGCTTGGAGAAGGGCTTCATGACGACGGTCCACGCCTACACGTCGGACCAGCGCATCCAGGACGCGCCGCACAAGGACCTCCGCCGCGCTCGCGCCGCCGCGCTCTCGATCATCCCGACGACGACCGGCGCTGCGAAGGCCGTCGGGCTCGTGCTTCCGCAGCTGCAGGGCAAGCTCGACGGCTTCGCTCTCCGCGTCCCGACGCCGGACGGCTCGCTGACCGACCTCACCGCCGTCCTCAAGACAGAAGCCACCGTCGAGGATGTCAACGCCGCGCTGAAGGCAGCAGCGGACGGCCCGCTCAACGGCATCATGGAGTACAGCGAGGAGCCGCTCGTCTCCATCGACATCGTCCACAACCCGCACTCGTGCATCGTGGACAGCCTCTCGACGCAGGCGGATGGGACCCTCATCAAGGTCGTCGGCTGGTACGACAACGAGTGGGGCTATTCCAACCGCACCGTGGATGTCGCCAAGAAGTTCGCGGAGCTCAGCGGCCTCGCGTAACCCTCGCTGCGCTCGGTATGGACGTGTGGAGGTGCCCACGTGTGCAGGTGACCCTTCGTCGCCGCCACGCCCACCTTCACACGTTCACACGTTCACACCCCCAGACCTATGAAGCTCGCCCTCTCCGACCTCGACTTCGCGGGCAAGCGCGTGCTCGTCCGCGTGGACTTCAACGTCCCGCTCAACGATCACGGGCAGGTGGCCGACGACACCCGCGTGCGGGCGGCCCTCCCGACGCTCCGCACGCTCCTCGACGCCGGAGCTACGCCCGTGCTGATGAGCCACCTCGGGCGCCCAAAGGGCGAGCCGGACCCCGCCTACAGCCTCCAGGCCGTCGGCGCTCACC containing:
- the gap gene encoding type I glyceraldehyde-3-phosphate dehydrogenase, producing the protein MAIRLGINGFGRIGRLVFRSILERQDDAFDIVAVNDLTDAGTLAHLFKYDSVHGRYPGQVSTWGDDHLQIDGDRFKVFSERNPADLPWGDLGCDVVIESTGIFRTRDKAALHLEAGAKKVVISAPASGKIDATVVLGVNDDVLTADMEVISNASCTTNCLAPMAKVLDDAFGLEKGFMTTVHAYTSDQRIQDAPHKDLRRARAAALSIIPTTTGAAKAVGLVLPQLQGKLDGFALRVPTPDGSLTDLTAVLKTEATVEDVNAALKAAADGPLNGIMEYSEEPLVSIDIVHNPHSCIVDSLSTQADGTLIKVVGWYDNEWGYSNRTVDVAKKFAELSGLA